A section of the Halalkalicoccus tibetensis genome encodes:
- a CDS encoding NfeD family protein: MTHVVALIVAGLVGLALGPFVSGGILAVALAVTVVFVGGLSLFAYPELDVYGGKGAGRTIDSSTLKGCTGRVTERVTPNGGQIKLERGGFSPYYTARSIDGTSEEGEEVMVVDPGGGNIVTVESLGVSEDEIDRVLRRN, encoded by the coding sequence GTGACCCACGTGGTCGCCCTGATCGTCGCCGGCCTCGTCGGACTGGCACTCGGCCCGTTCGTCTCGGGTGGTATCCTCGCGGTCGCGCTGGCAGTGACCGTGGTGTTCGTGGGCGGACTCTCGCTATTTGCCTACCCCGAACTCGATGTCTACGGCGGCAAGGGCGCGGGCCGTACGATCGATTCGAGCACGCTCAAGGGCTGTACCGGCCGGGTCACCGAGCGCGTCACCCCCAATGGCGGGCAGATTAAGCTCGAACGGGGCGGCTTTAGCCCCTACTACACCGCACGGTCGATCGACGGTACTAGCGAGGAGGGCGAGGAGGTGATGGTGGTCGACCCTGGCGGCGGCAACATCGTCACGGTCGAATCGCTTGGTGTGAGCGAGGACGAGATCGACCGCGTGCTCCGACGGAACTGA
- a CDS encoding SPFH domain-containing protein, with the protein MIPLVPLQAALTLPVVALLLLFLAIVTVWQMVEIVDATEKRALTVFGEYRKLLEPGIHFIPPFVSATHRFDMRTQTLDVPSQEAITIDNSPVTADAVVYMRVMDAKRAFLEVEDYHHAVSNLAQTTLRAVIGDMELDDTLSRREHINERIREELDEPTDEWGIRVESVEVREVTPSQGVKGAMEQQTSAERRRRAMILEAQGERRSAVETAEGDKQSNIIRAQGEKQSQILEAQGDAISTVLRAKSAESMGERAIIEKGMETLESIGEGESTTFVLPQELSSLVGRYGKHLTGSDTKITEDQLDSLDFDQETREMLGLDNIAELIGEIDEETEVDLEAMEQEADAIKQGRDIDAESDDGSEVSKTEAEYEIE; encoded by the coding sequence ATGATACCTCTCGTACCGCTGCAGGCAGCACTCACGCTACCAGTCGTCGCGTTGCTGCTATTGTTTCTCGCGATCGTCACCGTCTGGCAGATGGTCGAGATCGTCGACGCGACCGAGAAGCGCGCGCTGACGGTGTTCGGCGAGTACCGCAAGCTGCTCGAGCCGGGGATCCACTTCATCCCGCCGTTCGTCTCTGCGACACATCGCTTCGACATGCGAACCCAGACGCTCGACGTGCCGAGCCAGGAGGCGATCACAATCGACAACTCGCCGGTGACCGCGGACGCGGTGGTCTACATGCGCGTGATGGACGCTAAACGTGCGTTCCTCGAGGTCGAGGACTACCATCATGCGGTCTCGAACCTCGCCCAGACGACGCTGCGGGCCGTCATCGGAGACATGGAACTCGATGACACGCTTAGTCGGCGCGAACATATCAACGAGCGGATTCGTGAGGAACTCGACGAACCTACCGACGAGTGGGGAATCCGCGTTGAGTCTGTCGAGGTCCGCGAGGTCACGCCGTCCCAGGGTGTAAAGGGCGCCATGGAGCAGCAGACCTCCGCAGAGCGCAGGCGGCGGGCGATGATTCTGGAAGCGCAGGGTGAACGCCGCTCGGCGGTCGAGACTGCCGAGGGTGACAAGCAGTCGAACATCATCCGCGCCCAGGGTGAGAAGCAGAGCCAGATCCTCGAAGCGCAGGGTGATGCCATCTCGACCGTGTTGCGCGCTAAATCGGCCGAGTCGATGGGTGAACGTGCAATTATCGAGAAGGGCATGGAGACGCTCGAGTCGATTGGCGAGGGCGAATCGACGACATTTGTCCTCCCCCAGGAGCTGTCCTCGCTGGTGGGCCGCTACGGAAAGCACCTCACCGGCAGCGACACCAAGATCACCGAGGATCAACTCGATAGCCTCGATTTCGATCAGGAGACCCGCGAGATGCTCGGGCTCGATAACATCGCCGAACTGATCGGCGAAATCGACGAGGAGACGGAAGTGGATCTCGAGGCGATGGAACAGGAGGCAGACGCGATCAAGCAGGGCAGGGACATCGACGCCGAGTCTGACGACGGCAGCGAGGTATCGAAAACTGAAGCCGAATACGAGATAGAGTAG
- a CDS encoding phosphate-starvation-inducible PsiE family protein, with translation MNSLSDAIDLSERFIRGIEVIVAYLLVILFAAGAVDIGIGIIQLFLTGRILQPDSVIMLLDHVLLLLIIVELHQTIIAYSGGADRIEIVTTVVYAGVIAMVRKTILFRTSDYPGLIAALTAAGSYTLILVGLAVILLVLYRSRGT, from the coding sequence TTGAACTCACTGAGTGATGCAATTGATCTTTCTGAGCGATTCATCCGAGGGATTGAGGTCATCGTCGCCTATCTCTTGGTTATTCTGTTCGCGGCGGGAGCCGTTGATATTGGTATAGGAATCATCCAGTTATTTCTTACTGGACGGATCCTTCAGCCGGACTCGGTGATCATGCTGCTTGATCATGTATTGTTGTTGCTCATTATCGTGGAACTCCACCAGACAATAATCGCGTATAGTGGTGGAGCCGACAGAATTGAGATCGTAACGACAGTAGTATATGCAGGAGTGATCGCCATGGTTCGGAAGACGATCTTGTTCCGGACGAGTGACTATCCTGGCTTGATTGCCGCGCTCACGGCGGCCGGTTCCTATACGCTGATTCTCGTGGGACTTGCAGTGATCCTATTGGTATTGTATCGTTCCAGAGGCACGTGA